The genomic stretch TGTCGATTAGTCCTGTCACGGTAAAGGTCTACTTAACCCGTATCCGGAAGCAGTTTGGTGGTCTAAAACTGGCGGATATCTTACTGGAGTGTATTCATCGAGGTCTTATTGGCCGAATGAATAGTTTTGAACAACGGGTAATAAGACCTGTTTCACTACTCAATCTCGAGCAGGGCAGGGCGCTTAAGGTGTCTTAACTCAGCAAGTAGCTTGTCGATGGTGATTGGTTTTCCTCTGCTTTTATCGACACAGACCACGGTGTTAATTCCCCGACAAACCGGTTCTCGCTGATTATTGAAAAGCGTTTGATTAAAGATAAGTTTAAGACGGCCTTCAGGTTCCAGTCGCGAAACGATCGAGAATGCATCGAAGGCAGAAAGCGACTTAAGAAAATCAATGCTGGCCTTTGCAAGCACCAGGTTAAATCCTCTATGACTTAACTGCACCCAATCAAAGCCCAGGGCTTGCATCTGCAGAGTTCTCACATGGTCAAAGTAACAAAAGTAATGGGCGTTGTTCACAATGCCCTGTGCATCGAGTTCATGGGCACGTACCTCGTTAGTCCAGCTAAACTCGTGAGGAAATGGGTGTTTCTCTATCATAATTTTCTATCAATATCAAGTCCTCTCGCGAGAGGACATTACACGGTCAATGGAATTGGAAATAATACCTGACATGAGATTAATAACCAATGCGTTAATGCAGGAAACCATTGCATGCTGATTTTAACGAAGCAGATAGGCGAGAGTGTGGTTATCGCCCGAGACATTTTCATTACCGTGTTAGGAATGACCGCCAAACAAGTCCGGTTAGGAATAGAAATTCCTGAACAGGTTGCTGTTGAAATTCGAGAAGCACACTGTGATGCCAACCATTTGGCCCGTTTAAAAAATTTAATGGTGAAATAATCAGTTATGAAAACAAATCATCGATTTTTCCCAAGACGCTCATTCCCCCCCATAACAGGGGCTTGCCTATTACTGCTTGTGAGCCAGACCGTCTGGTGTAGTCCTACCTCAAAAGAATATGTCGATGGTCAAATCAATCAGCTTAGAGGGATGCTAACAGGTTTGCAGAATGAAATTCATCAATTGGCCTTGCACAACCAACTCATTGATGCCGCATTAAATCAGCAAGTGGGGCAAACGCAAGTCATTGAAGCACGGATTAATAAGTTACAGCATGCAGTAGGTGAGGCTTATCAAGGAGGGATCATCTTTTATGTGGATGAGTCGGGTCAGCATGGACTGGTCGCTGCCAAAATGGATGTCAATGAGGGGGCTTCTTTGGAATGGCAAAATGGAGAGAGTGGTGAAAAAACCATTAATGCGAAAGGAAATGGACTTTTTGCGGGCTTTTCCAATACCCAATTAATCATTGCGGAACAAACAATTGATGACCAAAACGGTGTCTTTGCCGCGTTAGCGGCACATCATTTTTCAACTAGAGAAGACGGCATGACCGCTTGCGATGAGACGCATCGTTG from Legionella birminghamensis encodes the following:
- a CDS encoding acyl-CoA thioesterase encodes the protein MIEKHPFPHEFSWTNEVRAHELDAQGIVNNAHYFCYFDHVRTLQMQALGFDWVQLSHRGFNLVLAKASIDFLKSLSAFDAFSIVSRLEPEGRLKLIFNQTLFNNQREPVCRGINTVVCVDKSRGKPITIDKLLAELRHLKRPALLEIE
- a CDS encoding carbon storage regulator, giving the protein MLILTKQIGESVVIARDIFITVLGMTAKQVRLGIEIPEQVAVEIREAHCDANHLARLKNLMVK
- a CDS encoding DUF1566 domain-containing protein, producing the protein MKTNHRFFPRRSFPPITGACLLLLVSQTVWCSPTSKEYVDGQINQLRGMLTGLQNEIHQLALHNQLIDAALNQQVGQTQVIEARINKLQHAVGEAYQGGIIFYVDESGQHGLVAAKMDVNEGASLEWQNGESGEKTINAKGNGLFAGFSNTQLIIAEQTIDDQNGVFAALAAHHFSTREDGMTACDETHRCYGNWYLPSAFELSLLRTTLHLNGLGGFTNAPYWSSTEHSVSEAWQLDFGDGQLQVAQKSSLAKIRPIHAF